Proteins from a single region of Verrucosispora sp. NA02020:
- a CDS encoding polysaccharide biosynthesis protein: MDAVPTHRGTLDREQAGPDVISSLSDRRFLITGGTGSFGQTMVSRLLDAGATEVRVLSRDESKQDAMRHRLRDDRVRYYVGDVRDYDSVLKAARGMEFVFHAAALKQVPSCEFFPLEALRTNVLGSANVVEACERVGVETLVLLSTDKAVYPVNAMGMTKALMEKVAQAHARNNAQARTRVCCVRYGNVMYSRGSVIPLFIEQIRRGALPTVTEPSMTRFLMSLAQSVDLVEHAFRHGQPGDVFIRKADACTIGDLATALCNLFGVPAKFDVLGIRHGEKLYETLASREELAHAEDLGEFLRVPVDSRDLNYALYFEEGNVERGALADFHSHNARRLSVPEIEALLRTLPEVRAQLEAAAAAVVPA, from the coding sequence GTGGATGCTGTCCCGACTCACCGCGGAACACTCGACAGGGAACAGGCAGGGCCAGATGTGATTTCCTCGCTTTCGGACAGGCGATTTCTGATTACCGGTGGCACCGGGTCATTCGGCCAGACGATGGTCTCCCGGCTGCTCGACGCCGGCGCCACCGAGGTACGGGTCCTCAGCCGCGACGAATCCAAGCAGGACGCGATGCGGCACCGTCTGCGCGACGACCGGGTCCGCTACTACGTGGGTGACGTCCGCGACTACGACAGTGTGCTCAAGGCTGCCCGGGGCATGGAGTTCGTCTTCCACGCCGCCGCCCTGAAGCAGGTCCCGTCCTGCGAGTTCTTTCCGCTGGAGGCGCTGCGCACGAACGTGCTCGGCAGCGCGAACGTGGTCGAGGCCTGCGAACGGGTCGGCGTCGAGACGCTGGTGCTGCTCAGCACCGACAAGGCCGTCTACCCGGTGAACGCGATGGGGATGACCAAGGCCCTGATGGAGAAGGTGGCCCAGGCGCACGCCCGGAACAACGCACAGGCCCGGACCCGGGTCTGCTGTGTGCGCTACGGCAACGTGATGTACTCGCGCGGCTCGGTCATCCCGCTGTTCATCGAGCAGATCCGCCGGGGCGCGCTGCCGACCGTCACCGAACCGTCGATGACCCGCTTCCTGATGTCGTTGGCGCAGTCGGTCGACCTGGTCGAGCACGCCTTCCGCCACGGACAGCCGGGCGACGTGTTCATCCGCAAGGCCGACGCCTGCACCATCGGCGACCTGGCCACCGCCCTGTGCAACCTGTTCGGGGTGCCCGCCAAGTTCGACGTGCTCGGCATCCGGCACGGGGAGAAGCTCTACGAGACCCTGGCCAGCCGGGAGGAACTCGCCCACGCCGAGGACCTGGGGGAATTCCTCCGGGTGCCGGTGGACAGCCGCGACCTGAACTACGCCCTCTATTTCGAGGAGGGCAACGTCGAGCGGGGCGCGCTGGCCGACTTCCACTCGCACAACGCCCGCCGGCTCTCCGTACCGGAGATCGAGGCGCTGTTGCGGACCCTGCCCGAGGTGCGGGCGCAGCTCGAGGCCGCGGCGGCCGCCGTCGTACCCGCATGA
- a CDS encoding sugar transferase, with protein sequence MPKVALHATHTRAGAPGEASDRRGIAEDPALRRPYDRWKRLLDVVGALLVLVLGAPLMALVALVVLIAHGRPVLFRHKRPGLHGELFEMVKFRTMRHPDPDRGLVTDAQRLTRVGRWLRASSLDELPEFWNVLRGEMSVVGPRPHLVQYLDLYSPEQARRHDVRPGITGLAQVRGRNALEWQAKFAHDVEYVDRCSFLLDLKIVLATVWVVASRQGISAPGAATWHEFTGNPPQSSVSEADPAYRR encoded by the coding sequence ATGCCAAAAGTTGCTCTCCATGCGACGCACACGCGTGCCGGGGCTCCCGGCGAGGCCAGCGACCGGCGCGGAATCGCCGAGGACCCGGCGCTCCGGCGACCCTACGACCGGTGGAAGCGGCTGCTCGACGTCGTGGGCGCCCTCCTCGTCCTGGTCCTGGGCGCACCGTTGATGGCCCTGGTGGCCCTCGTGGTGCTGATCGCCCACGGTCGGCCGGTGCTGTTCCGGCACAAGCGTCCCGGCCTGCACGGCGAGCTGTTCGAGATGGTCAAGTTCCGGACCATGCGGCACCCCGACCCGGACCGGGGGCTGGTCACCGACGCGCAACGCCTGACCCGGGTCGGCCGCTGGCTGCGGGCCAGCAGCCTGGACGAACTGCCGGAGTTCTGGAACGTGCTGCGGGGCGAGATGAGCGTCGTCGGCCCCCGCCCGCACCTGGTGCAGTACCTCGACCTCTACAGCCCGGAGCAGGCCCGCCGGCACGACGTACGGCCCGGCATCACCGGGCTCGCGCAGGTCCGTGGCCGCAACGCGCTGGAGTGGCAGGCCAAGTTCGCCCACGACGTCGAGTACGTCGACCGGTGCTCCTTCCTGCTGGACCTGAAGATCGTGCTGGCCACCGTCTGGGTGGTGGCAAGCCGCCAGGGCATCTCCGCGCCGGGGGCGGCCACCTGGCACGAGTTCACCGGCAATCCACCACAGTCGTCGGTCTCCGAGGCGGATCCCGCGTACCGCCGATGA
- a CDS encoding NAD(P)-dependent oxidoreductase, whose protein sequence is MNRVLLLGAGGFLGRHVRALLAAHADVRAPDRMACDLVRIELPALIALLARERPDVVVSAAGRIVGSGYDFVRAHVLATAKLVEAMAEAVPAARLVRIGSAAEYGAVPYGLAVSEDHPCAPVSEYGLSHLTATRLAELAGAAGRVDTVVLRVFNPVGPGIPAGNVLGRVTGLIRSAHAAGDDGIALGLHDTYRDFVDVRDVASAVLAAARSAPTTDRVVNVGSGRAVAVRDVVRLLAEVAGFTGDIRDGGFAADAGRSATVPWMCADTTRAGRVLGWAPAYDLRESLTALWRTDGAAPPVRPLAQVETG, encoded by the coding sequence ATGAACCGGGTCCTGCTGCTCGGTGCCGGCGGGTTCCTCGGGCGGCACGTCCGGGCCCTGCTCGCCGCGCACGCCGACGTCCGGGCGCCCGACCGGATGGCCTGCGACCTGGTCCGCATCGAGCTGCCGGCGCTGATCGCGCTGCTGGCCCGGGAACGGCCCGACGTGGTGGTGTCCGCCGCCGGCCGGATCGTCGGCTCCGGGTACGACTTCGTGCGCGCGCACGTGCTGGCCACCGCCAAGCTCGTCGAGGCGATGGCCGAGGCCGTACCGGCGGCCCGGCTGGTCCGGATCGGGTCGGCCGCCGAGTACGGTGCCGTGCCGTACGGCCTCGCGGTGTCCGAGGACCACCCGTGCGCGCCGGTCAGCGAGTACGGGCTCAGTCACCTGACCGCGACCCGGCTGGCGGAACTGGCCGGTGCGGCCGGCCGGGTCGACACGGTCGTGCTGCGGGTCTTCAACCCGGTCGGACCCGGCATCCCCGCAGGCAACGTGCTCGGTCGGGTCACCGGGCTGATCAGGTCGGCGCACGCCGCCGGGGACGACGGGATCGCGCTGGGCCTGCACGACACGTACCGCGACTTCGTCGACGTGCGGGACGTGGCGTCGGCGGTCCTGGCGGCGGCGCGCAGCGCGCCCACGACCGACCGCGTCGTCAACGTCGGCAGTGGCCGGGCGGTGGCCGTCCGCGACGTGGTCCGCCTGCTGGCCGAGGTGGCCGGGTTCACCGGTGACATCCGGGACGGCGGCTTCGCCGCCGACGCCGGGCGCTCCGCCACCGTGCCGTGGATGTGCGCGGACACCACACGTGCCGGGCGGGTGCTCGGCTGGGCGCCCGCGTACGACCTGCGCGAGTCGCTGACCGCGCTGTGGCGCACCGACGGTGCCGCGCCGCCGGTACGCCCGCTGGCCCAGGTGGAGACGGGATGA
- a CDS encoding deoxyguanosinetriphosphate triphosphohydrolase family protein, translating into MEPPVEPRARRLFGGSARTLGDLASSPFRADRDRIVGSPFFTRLGGVTQVVSPGGSGLLVHNRLTHSLKVAQVARAIAERLTADGWQRDLVEKLGGCDPDVVEAAALAHDLGHPPFGHLGERVLDRLARHRLGLTDGFEGNAQSYRIVTSTEIRGAATTGLDLTAAVRAAMLKYPWTRLDHPDPHPRLMDPPPRGATPPPDDPDSGSAKFGAYRTELEDLRQARAPFAGRIADWQQTVEASVMDTADDVAYAIHDVEDFYRVGVLQQGAVAAELMAWQREGGSLRAITDAALQTSARRPGSAIERLRRQLHRKDAWIADDDAFAAAVEHVREELVEGLLAVPFDGSIEAEQYVARFSARWTDRFVDAITVVEQPGMRSGHVLLAPAQWHEVQVLKFVHHRFVLARPDLALHQRGQARLLGTLVEALLEWLLDPEEESRLPRRLHDLVELAEAELHPRTPDRLGKARGRAIVDFVAQLTDGQAVAMLDALSGRSGALWTDAFVL; encoded by the coding sequence ATGGAACCACCTGTGGAGCCGCGCGCCCGACGTCTCTTCGGCGGCAGCGCGCGCACCCTCGGCGACCTCGCGAGCAGCCCGTTCCGCGCGGACCGGGACCGCATCGTCGGCTCGCCGTTCTTCACCCGTCTGGGCGGCGTCACCCAGGTGGTCAGCCCCGGCGGGTCCGGGCTGCTGGTGCACAACCGGCTCACGCACAGCCTCAAGGTCGCCCAGGTGGCCCGCGCGATCGCCGAACGCCTCACCGCCGACGGATGGCAGCGTGACCTGGTGGAGAAGCTGGGCGGCTGCGACCCGGACGTGGTGGAGGCCGCCGCGCTCGCCCACGACCTCGGCCACCCGCCCTTCGGGCACCTGGGCGAACGGGTGCTGGACCGGCTGGCCCGGCACCGGCTCGGCCTCACCGACGGCTTCGAGGGCAACGCCCAGTCGTACCGGATCGTCACCTCGACCGAGATCCGGGGCGCGGCCACCACCGGTCTGGACCTGACCGCGGCGGTCCGGGCGGCGATGCTGAAGTACCCGTGGACCCGACTCGACCACCCGGACCCGCACCCGCGCCTGATGGACCCGCCGCCGCGCGGCGCCACCCCGCCCCCGGACGACCCGGACAGCGGTTCGGCCAAGTTCGGTGCGTACCGCACCGAGCTGGAGGACCTGCGGCAGGCCCGCGCGCCGTTCGCCGGTCGGATCGCCGACTGGCAGCAGACCGTCGAGGCGTCGGTGATGGACACCGCCGACGACGTCGCGTACGCCATCCACGACGTGGAGGACTTCTATCGCGTCGGGGTGCTCCAGCAGGGCGCGGTCGCCGCCGAGCTGATGGCCTGGCAGCGGGAGGGCGGCAGCCTGCGGGCCATCACCGACGCGGCGTTGCAGACCTCGGCCCGCCGGCCCGGCTCGGCGATCGAGCGGCTGCGCCGCCAACTGCACCGCAAGGACGCCTGGATCGCCGACGACGACGCCTTCGCGGCGGCCGTCGAACACGTCCGGGAGGAACTGGTCGAGGGCCTGCTGGCGGTGCCCTTCGACGGCTCGATCGAGGCCGAACAGTACGTCGCCCGGTTCTCCGCCCGGTGGACCGACCGTTTCGTGGACGCGATCACCGTGGTCGAGCAGCCCGGCATGCGCTCCGGGCACGTGCTGCTGGCCCCGGCGCAGTGGCACGAGGTGCAGGTGCTCAAGTTCGTCCATCACCGGTTCGTGCTGGCCCGCCCCGACCTGGCACTGCACCAGCGGGGTCAGGCCCGGCTGCTCGGCACCCTGGTCGAGGCGCTGTTGGAGTGGCTGCTCGACCCGGAGGAGGAGTCCCGCCTGCCCCGGCGGCTGCACGACCTGGTCGAGTTGGCCGAGGCGGAGCTGCACCCGCGTACCCCGGACCGGCTCGGCAAGGCGCGGGGCCGCGCCATCGTGGACTTCGTCGCCCAGCTCACCGACGGTCAGGCGGTGGCGATGCTGGACGCCCTCTCCGGTCGCTCCGGCGCCCTCTGGACCGACGCCTTCGTCCTCTGA
- a CDS encoding glycosyltransferase family 4 protein, protein MRHMRIGLLTQWFDPEPGPAALPGMLATALAGRGHEVQVLTGFPNYPTGRLAPGYRMARRRDETVGATRIRRVALYPSHDRSALRRVANYGSFAVSALASGTPVLRGLDALWVGNSPISVALPMWFARYAHRVPVLLHVLDLWPDSVVASGFLGTGRLSRTVERGMAGWCDAMYRSAARVACVSPGAVDLLAGRGVPREKLRHIPMWADETPRPRAGDLRAELGLRPDQVVLVYAGALGEAQGLDSLVDACARVADPRLVCVIAGSGTTEERLRRRAEELGAAHVRFLGQLPRERMPALMATGDVHYVSLRPGGMSAYTMPSKVQATLAAGRALLVAAEGDAADVARDSGAGITARPGDPDSIAAALRELCDLGREKLDLLGQAGRQHYERVFSVSAGAQRVEQALSEVVDTHRR, encoded by the coding sequence ATGAGGCACATGCGGATCGGCCTGCTCACGCAATGGTTCGACCCGGAGCCCGGCCCGGCCGCACTGCCCGGGATGCTCGCCACCGCCCTCGCCGGCCGGGGGCACGAGGTGCAGGTGCTCACCGGCTTCCCCAACTACCCGACCGGGCGGCTGGCCCCTGGCTACCGGATGGCCCGCCGCCGGGACGAGACCGTCGGCGCGACCAGGATCCGGCGGGTCGCGCTCTATCCGAGCCACGACCGTTCCGCGCTGCGCCGGGTGGCCAACTACGGCTCCTTCGCGGTCTCCGCGCTGGCCTCCGGCACGCCGGTGCTGCGCGGGCTGGACGCGCTCTGGGTGGGCAACTCGCCGATCAGCGTCGCGCTCCCGATGTGGTTCGCCCGGTACGCGCACCGGGTGCCCGTGCTGCTGCACGTCCTCGACCTCTGGCCGGACAGCGTGGTGGCCAGCGGCTTCCTCGGCACCGGGCGGCTGTCTCGGACCGTCGAGCGGGGCATGGCCGGCTGGTGCGACGCGATGTACCGCAGCGCCGCCCGCGTCGCCTGCGTCTCGCCCGGCGCCGTGGACCTGCTCGCCGGTCGTGGCGTACCCCGGGAGAAGCTGCGGCACATCCCGATGTGGGCCGACGAGACGCCCCGGCCCCGCGCCGGTGACCTGCGCGCGGAGCTGGGCCTGCGACCCGACCAGGTGGTCCTGGTGTACGCCGGTGCGCTCGGCGAGGCACAGGGGCTGGACTCGCTCGTCGACGCCTGCGCCCGGGTGGCCGACCCCCGGCTGGTCTGCGTGATCGCCGGCTCCGGCACCACCGAGGAACGGCTGCGTCGCCGGGCCGAGGAACTGGGCGCGGCCCACGTGCGTTTCCTCGGGCAACTGCCCCGGGAGCGGATGCCCGCGCTGATGGCCACCGGCGACGTGCACTACGTGAGCCTGCGGCCGGGCGGCATGTCGGCGTACACGATGCCGAGCAAGGTGCAGGCCACCCTGGCCGCCGGACGGGCGCTGCTGGTGGCCGCCGAGGGCGACGCCGCCGACGTGGCCCGCGACAGCGGAGCCGGGATCACCGCCCGGCCCGGCGACCCCGACTCGATCGCCGCCGCGCTGCGCGAACTCTGCGACCTGGGCCGGGAGAAGCTCGACCTGCTCGGACAGGCCGGTCGGCAGCACTACGAGCGGGTCTTCTCGGTCTCCGCCGGTGCGCAACGGGTGGAGCAGGCGCTCTCCGAGGTGGTCGACACCCACCGACGCTGA
- a CDS encoding Tex family protein — protein MIATVARQNAPRNPHQKAEPIVTLSVDQRIAEELGVAERQVRAAVELLDGGATVPFIARYRKEATGLLDDTQLRTLEERLRYLRELDERRAAVLESIRSQGKLDEALEAQIMAADSKSRLEDIYLPYKPKRRTRAQIAREAGLEPLADTLLGDPARDPRETAAGYVDADKGVADAAAALDGARAILIERFAEDADLIGTLREQMWSRGRLVARVREGQESAGAKFADYFDFAEPYPKLPSHRILAMFRGEKEGVLDLTMDPEADGDADTVTGPTRYEAAIAGRFGVTDQGRPADRWLADTVRWAWRTRILIHLGADLRMRLWQAAEEEAVRVFATNLRDLLLAAPAGARPTMGLDPGLRTGVKVAVVDATGKVVATDTIYPHEPRRQWDASIETLARLATAHRVELVAIGNGTASRETDKLAGDLIKRFPQLGLTKVMVSEAGASVYSASAYAAQELPGMDVSLRGAVSIARRLQDPLAELVKIDPKSIGVGQYQHDLSEVKLSRSLDTVVEDCVNGVGVDVNTASAPLLTRVSGIGAGLAENIVLHRDANGPFRSRSDLRKVPRLGPKAFEQCAGFLRIPDGDDPLDSSSVHPEAYPVVRRILATTGQDLRTLIGRSAILRGLRATDFVDETFGLPTVTDILAELEKPGRDPRPEFRTATFVEGVEKIGDLTPGMVLEGVVTNVAAFGAFVDVGVHQDGLVHVSAMSRTFVKDPREVVKSGDVVKVKVLDVDVPRKRISLTLRLDDDAEAARGGTRERGGRENPGRPENQAGRENRGGRDGGGQGSGGQGGRGGGRGDRGGQRGGPQQRQGRGPAGPANDAMAEALRRAGLA, from the coding sequence ATGATCGCCACGGTAGCCCGGCAGAATGCACCACGGAACCCACACCAGAAGGCGGAGCCCATCGTGACCCTCTCAGTTGATCAGCGCATCGCCGAGGAGCTCGGCGTCGCCGAGCGCCAGGTACGCGCGGCCGTGGAGCTGCTCGACGGCGGCGCCACGGTGCCGTTCATCGCGCGGTACCGCAAGGAGGCCACCGGGCTGCTCGACGACACCCAGCTGCGGACGCTCGAGGAGCGCCTGCGCTACCTGCGGGAGCTGGACGAGCGGCGGGCGGCGGTGCTGGAGTCGATCCGCTCCCAGGGCAAGCTGGACGAGGCCCTGGAAGCGCAGATCATGGCGGCCGACTCGAAGTCCCGACTGGAGGACATCTACCTGCCGTACAAGCCCAAGCGGCGGACCCGGGCGCAGATCGCCCGCGAGGCGGGGCTGGAGCCGCTGGCCGACACGCTGCTCGGCGACCCGGCCCGGGACCCCCGGGAGACCGCCGCCGGCTACGTCGATGCGGACAAGGGGGTGGCCGACGCCGCCGCCGCGCTGGACGGGGCGCGGGCCATCCTGATCGAGCGGTTCGCCGAGGACGCCGACCTGATCGGCACGCTGCGCGAGCAGATGTGGTCGCGCGGCCGGCTGGTGGCCCGGGTACGCGAGGGGCAGGAGTCGGCCGGCGCGAAGTTCGCCGACTACTTCGACTTCGCCGAGCCGTACCCGAAGCTGCCCTCGCACCGCATCCTGGCCATGTTCCGGGGCGAGAAGGAGGGTGTGCTCGACCTGACCATGGACCCGGAGGCCGACGGCGACGCCGACACGGTCACCGGACCGACCCGGTACGAGGCGGCGATCGCCGGCCGGTTCGGGGTCACCGACCAGGGGCGGCCGGCGGATCGGTGGCTGGCCGACACGGTGCGCTGGGCGTGGCGTACCCGGATCCTCATCCACCTCGGCGCGGACCTGCGGATGCGGTTGTGGCAGGCGGCCGAGGAGGAGGCCGTCCGGGTCTTCGCCACCAACCTGCGCGACCTGCTGCTGGCCGCGCCGGCCGGGGCCCGGCCCACGATGGGTCTGGACCCGGGTCTGCGGACCGGGGTGAAGGTGGCGGTGGTGGACGCCACCGGCAAGGTGGTCGCCACCGACACGATCTATCCGCACGAGCCGCGCCGGCAGTGGGACGCCTCGATCGAGACGCTGGCCCGGCTCGCCACGGCGCACCGGGTGGAGCTGGTGGCGATCGGCAACGGTACGGCCAGCCGGGAGACCGACAAGCTCGCCGGTGACCTGATCAAGCGTTTCCCGCAGCTCGGGTTGACCAAGGTGATGGTCTCCGAGGCGGGTGCCTCGGTCTACTCCGCGTCCGCGTACGCGGCGCAGGAGCTGCCCGGGATGGACGTGTCGCTGCGTGGCGCGGTCTCCATCGCGCGCCGGTTGCAGGACCCGCTCGCCGAGCTGGTGAAGATCGACCCGAAGTCCATCGGCGTCGGGCAGTACCAGCACGACCTGTCGGAGGTGAAGCTCTCCCGTTCGCTGGACACGGTGGTGGAGGACTGCGTCAACGGCGTCGGGGTGGACGTGAACACCGCTTCCGCGCCGCTGCTGACCCGGGTCTCCGGGATCGGTGCCGGGCTGGCCGAGAACATCGTGCTGCACCGGGACGCCAACGGGCCGTTCCGCAGCCGCTCCGACCTGCGCAAGGTGCCCCGGCTCGGGCCGAAGGCGTTCGAGCAGTGCGCCGGCTTCCTGCGCATCCCCGACGGCGACGACCCGCTGGACTCCTCCAGCGTGCACCCCGAGGCGTACCCGGTGGTGCGCCGGATCCTGGCGACCACCGGGCAGGACCTGCGGACGCTGATCGGCCGGTCGGCGATCCTGCGCGGTCTGCGGGCCACCGACTTCGTCGACGAGACGTTCGGTCTGCCGACGGTCACCGACATCCTCGCCGAGTTGGAGAAGCCGGGGCGCGACCCGCGTCCGGAGTTCAGGACCGCCACCTTCGTCGAGGGCGTCGAGAAGATCGGTGACCTGACGCCGGGGATGGTGCTGGAGGGCGTGGTCACCAACGTGGCCGCCTTCGGCGCCTTCGTCGACGTCGGGGTGCACCAGGACGGTCTGGTGCACGTGTCGGCGATGTCGCGCACCTTCGTCAAGGACCCGCGCGAGGTGGTGAAGTCCGGCGACGTGGTGAAGGTCAAGGTGCTGGACGTGGACGTGCCGCGCAAGCGCATCTCGTTGACGCTGCGGCTGGACGACGACGCGGAGGCCGCCCGGGGCGGCACGCGCGAGCGCGGTGGTCGGGAGAACCCGGGCCGTCCGGAGAACCAGGCCGGTCGGGAGAACCGGGGCGGCCGGGACGGCGGCGGGCAGGGCAGTGGTGGCCAGGGTGGACGCGGCGGCGGTCGCGGTGACCGGGGTGGACAGCGTGGCGGGCCGCAGCAGCGGCAGGGCCGGGGTCCGGCCGGGCCGGCGAACGACGCGATGGCCGAGGCGTTGCGTCGGGCCGGACTGGCCTGA